The following proteins come from a genomic window of Amaranthus tricolor cultivar Red isolate AtriRed21 chromosome 14, ASM2621246v1, whole genome shotgun sequence:
- the LOC130799989 gene encoding D-lactate dehydrogenase [cytochrome], mitochondrial yields MSWWFGRIRSTSKTLFTHRPTFRLTTTTTTTTTTSTSNSKGRNPFQWWPSYLLPISAASLMLQYQRDPSFSDSSHPNAQGVSIGGKGSTEYVVKGSHRIVPHELINDLKAICGDNMTMDYDERFLHGKPQNSFHKAVNIPDVVIFPRSEQEVSLVVKSCNAHKVPIVPYGGATSIEGHTLSPHGGVCIDMSLMKSVKALHVRDMDVVVEPGIGWMELNEYLEPYGLFFPLDPGPGATVGGMCATRCSGSLAVRYGTMRENVINLKVVLPNGDIVKTGSRARKSAAGYDLTRLVIGSEGTLGVITEVTLRLQKIPQYSVVARCNFPTVKDAADVAIATMLLGIQVSRVELLDEVQIKAINIANGSNLPETPTLLFEFVGTEAYSREQTLLVQKIVSEHNGSDFIFAEESEAKKELWKMRKEALWACFAMEPGFEAMITDVCVPLSRLAELISKSKEVLDASPLVCTVIAHAGDGNFHTVILFDPNKEDDRQEAEKLNNFMVQTALSMEGTCTGEHGVGTGKMKYLEQELGIENLRTMRSIKTALDPNNIMNPGKLIPPHVCF; encoded by the exons ATGTCTTGGTGGTTCGGTCGCATTCGCTCCACTTCCAAAACGTTGTTTACGCATCGTCCAACTTTCCGgctcaccaccaccaccaccaccaccaccaccacttcAACATCCAACTCTAAAGGAAGAAATCCATTTCAATGGTGGCCTTCTTACTTGCTTCCCATTTCAGCTGCTTCTCTTATGCTTCAGTATCAACGCGATCCTTCTTTTTCTGATTCTTCTCATCCGAACGCTCA AGGTGTTTCCATCGGCGGCAAAGGGAGTACCGAATATGTGGTGAAGGGTTCTCACAGAATTGTGCCACATGAGCTCATCAATGATTTGAAGGCTATTTGTGGG GATAACATGACAATGGATTATGATGAGAGATTCTTGCATGGAAAACCACAAAACAGTTTTCACAAAGCTGTCAATATACCTGATGTTGTCATCTTTCCAAG GTCAGAACAGGAAGTGTCATTGGTTGTTAAGTCATGCAATGCACATAAG GTTCCTATTGTACCATATGGTGGAGCCACATCTATTGAGGGTCATACTTTGTCTCCTCATGGAGGGGTTTGTATTGACATGTCACTAATGAAG AGTGTAAAAGCATTACATGTCAGGGACATGGATGTGGTTGTTGAGCCTGGGATAGGGTGGATGGAGTTAAATGAATACTTGGAACCTTATGGCCTATTCTTTCCTCTTGATCCCG GTCCTGGTGCTACAGTAGGTGGCATGTGTGCAACACGATGCTCTGGTTCATTAGCTGTGAG GTATGGAACAATGCGTGAAAATGTCATCAATCTGAAG GTTGTCCTGCCTAATGGGGATATTGTCAAGACAGGGAGTCGTGCCCGAAAAAGCGCTGCTGG GTATGATTTAACCCGGCTGGTGATTGGAAGTGAAGGAACCTTGGGTGTCATAACTGAAGTTACTCTACGCCTTCAAAAAATCCCTCAATACTCGGTG GTGGCAAGGTGCAACTTTCCTACAGTTAAGGATGCTGCCGATGTTGCCATTGCTACAATGCTGTTGGGCATACAG GTGTCCAGGGTAGAGCTTCTTGATGAGGTTCAAATAAAGGCAATAAATATTGCTAATGGATCAAATTTGCCAGAAACACCTAcgttattatttgaatttgtgGGGACAG AAGCATATTCACGTGAACAAACTCTGCTGGTTCAGAAGATTGTTTCTGAGCACAACGGCTCTGATTTTATTTTTGCTGAAGAATCTGAAGCTAAAAAGGAGCTCTGGAAG ATGAGAAAAGAAGCACTTTGGGCGTGCTTTGCAATGGAACCTGGATTTGAGGCAATGATTACG GATGTTTGTGTTCCTTTGTCGCGACTTGCGGAGTTAATATCAAAGTCAAAAGAAGTTCTGGATGCATCTCCATTAGTATG CACTGTTATTGCCCATGCTGGTGATGGAAACTTTCATACAGTGATCTTGTTTGATCCTAACAAAGAAGATGACAGACAAGAAGCCGAGAAGCTGAACAATTTCATGGTCCAGACAGCTTTGTCAATGGAAG GAACATGTACCGGAGAGCATGGAGTTGGTACTGGGAAAATGAAG TACCTGGAACAAGAGCTGGGAATTGAGAATTTGAGGACAATGAGAAGCATAAAAACAGCTCTGGATCCTAACAATATTATGAATCCTGGGAAGCTTATCCCTCCTCATGTCTGTTTCTAA
- the LOC130799990 gene encoding probable polygalacturonase At1g80170 isoform X1, with protein sequence MIFHNHFIGCIIVLVHFTSAVEFQSFLELQQSVNGSSTHKRLAGEGEYVLHVTAYGAVGDGVRDDTEAFKNAWKMACSISWRSTIIIPEGSTYLVHPMDFAGCHAAVTLRILGAIIAPKDPQVWRGLNPRKWLYFHGVKHLTLEGEGTINGMGQGWWSLSCKTNSTIPCHHAPTAITFHRCKNLNVRDISIVDSQQAHMSFTNCRDIVVTNVTVTAPAESPNTDGIHISASTDVRIMDSRIRTGDDCISIVSNSSRVVITEIECGPGHGISIGSLGRWNEWSKVKDITVDGVYLSNTQNGVRIKTWQGGAGMVSRVKFKNVWMENVSNPIIVDQYYCDSSKPCENQTSAVHIEKISFMGIRGTSASKEAIKFSCSDTSPCQGLYLEDIQLIFYTGTGVTTSFCWNALGSSSGLVYPPSCFPDNQSVVHRKPSYTSHIFSLLWKRKFIAYVKDILL encoded by the exons ATGATTTTTCACAATCATTTTATTGGTTGTATAATTGTGCTTGTGCATTTTACAAGTGCGGTGGAATTTCAGTCATTTCTTGAGCTCCAGCAATCTGTAAATGGCTCATCAACACATAAAAGACTCGCAGGAGAAGGAGAGTATGTTCTTCATGTTACTGCATATGGTGCTGTTGGTGATGGCGTTCGCGATGACACCGAG GCGTTTAAAAATGCTTGGAAAATGGCATGTTCGATATCTTGGCGATCGACCATCATTATTCCGGAGGGATCTACTTACTTGGTTCATCCGATGGATTTTGCTGGGTGTCATGCTGCAGTAACGCTACGG ATTCTCGGTGCAATTATTGCTCCTAAAGATCCTCAAGTATGGCGTGGTTTGAACCCCCGTAAATGGTTATACTTTCATGGTGTAAAGCACCTAACTCTGGAAGGTGAAGGCACAATCAATGGTATGGGCCAGGGATGGTGGTCTTTATCCTGCAAGACTAATTCAACAATT CCTTGCCATCATGCTCCTACG GCGATCACATTTCACAGGTGCAAAAACTTGAATGTTAGAGACATCAGTATTGTGGACAGTCAACAGGCACACATGTCCTTTACCAATTGCCGCGACATTGTGGTTACTAATGTGACAGTAACTGCACCGGCTGAAAGCCCTAATACTGATGGAATCCACATAAGCGCCTCTACCGATGTTCGAATCATGGACAGTAGAATTAGAACTG GAGATGATTGTATTTCTATAGTGAGCAATTCCTCAAGAGTAGTAATCACAGAGATCGAATGTGGTCCAGGCCATGGCATAAG TATTGGAAGCTTGGGAAGATGGAATGAATGGTCTAAGGTGAAAGATATAACGGTAGATGGGGTGTACTTGTCGAACACACAAAATGGTGTAAGAATAAAAACCTGGCAG GGAGGCGCTGGGATGGTGTCGAGGGTAAAATTCAAGAATGTGTGGATGGAAAATGTCTCTAATCCGATCATAGTTGATCAGTATTATTGTGATTCTTCAAAGCCTTGTGAAAATCAG ACATCAGCAGTACACATAGAGAAAATATCGTTCATGGGCATCAGGGGAACGTCAGCCTCAAAGGAAGCTATAAAATTTTCCTGCAGTGATACCAGTCCTTGCCAAGGGCTATATTTAGAGGACATCCAGCTGATATTTTACACAGGGACAGGAGTAACCACATCATTCTGTTGGAATGCGCTGGGTTCAAGCTCGGGCCTTGTATATCCCCCCTCTTGTTTTCCCGACAACCAAAGTGTGGTTCACCGAAAACCTTCATACACGTCTCATATTTTCAGTTTACTCTGGAAAAGGAAATTCATTGCTTACGTCAAGGACATACTCCTATAA
- the LOC130799990 gene encoding probable polygalacturonase At1g80170 isoform X3: MIFHNHFIGCIIVLVHFTSAVEFQSFLELQQSVNGSSTHKRLAGEGEYVLHVTAYGAVGDGVRDDTEILGAIIAPKDPQVWRGLNPRKWLYFHGVKHLTLEGEGTINGMGQGWWSLSCKTNSTIPCHHAPTAITFHRCKNLNVRDISIVDSQQAHMSFTNCRDIVVTNVTVTAPAESPNTDGIHISASTDVRIMDSRIRTGDDCISIVSNSSRVVITEIECGPGHGISIGSLGRWNEWSKVKDITVDGVYLSNTQNGVRIKTWQGGAGMVSRVKFKNVWMENVSNPIIVDQYYCDSSKPCENQTSAVHIEKISFMGIRGTSASKEAIKFSCSDTSPCQGLYLEDIQLIFYTGTGVTTSFCWNALGSSSGLVYPPSCFPDNQSVVHRKPSYTSHIFSLLWKRKFIAYVKDILL, translated from the exons ATGATTTTTCACAATCATTTTATTGGTTGTATAATTGTGCTTGTGCATTTTACAAGTGCGGTGGAATTTCAGTCATTTCTTGAGCTCCAGCAATCTGTAAATGGCTCATCAACACATAAAAGACTCGCAGGAGAAGGAGAGTATGTTCTTCATGTTACTGCATATGGTGCTGTTGGTGATGGCGTTCGCGATGACACCGAG ATTCTCGGTGCAATTATTGCTCCTAAAGATCCTCAAGTATGGCGTGGTTTGAACCCCCGTAAATGGTTATACTTTCATGGTGTAAAGCACCTAACTCTGGAAGGTGAAGGCACAATCAATGGTATGGGCCAGGGATGGTGGTCTTTATCCTGCAAGACTAATTCAACAATT CCTTGCCATCATGCTCCTACG GCGATCACATTTCACAGGTGCAAAAACTTGAATGTTAGAGACATCAGTATTGTGGACAGTCAACAGGCACACATGTCCTTTACCAATTGCCGCGACATTGTGGTTACTAATGTGACAGTAACTGCACCGGCTGAAAGCCCTAATACTGATGGAATCCACATAAGCGCCTCTACCGATGTTCGAATCATGGACAGTAGAATTAGAACTG GAGATGATTGTATTTCTATAGTGAGCAATTCCTCAAGAGTAGTAATCACAGAGATCGAATGTGGTCCAGGCCATGGCATAAG TATTGGAAGCTTGGGAAGATGGAATGAATGGTCTAAGGTGAAAGATATAACGGTAGATGGGGTGTACTTGTCGAACACACAAAATGGTGTAAGAATAAAAACCTGGCAG GGAGGCGCTGGGATGGTGTCGAGGGTAAAATTCAAGAATGTGTGGATGGAAAATGTCTCTAATCCGATCATAGTTGATCAGTATTATTGTGATTCTTCAAAGCCTTGTGAAAATCAG ACATCAGCAGTACACATAGAGAAAATATCGTTCATGGGCATCAGGGGAACGTCAGCCTCAAAGGAAGCTATAAAATTTTCCTGCAGTGATACCAGTCCTTGCCAAGGGCTATATTTAGAGGACATCCAGCTGATATTTTACACAGGGACAGGAGTAACCACATCATTCTGTTGGAATGCGCTGGGTTCAAGCTCGGGCCTTGTATATCCCCCCTCTTGTTTTCCCGACAACCAAAGTGTGGTTCACCGAAAACCTTCATACACGTCTCATATTTTCAGTTTACTCTGGAAAAGGAAATTCATTGCTTACGTCAAGGACATACTCCTATAA
- the LOC130799990 gene encoding probable polygalacturonase At1g80170 isoform X2 — MIFHNHFIGCIIVLVHFTSAVEFQSFLELQQSVNGSSTHKRLAGEGEYVLHVTAYGAVGDGVRDDTEAFKNAWKMACSISWRSTIIIPEGSTYLVHPMDFAGCHAAVTLRILGAIIAPKDPQVWRGLNPRKWLYFHGVKHLTLEGEGTINGMGQGWWSLSCKTNSTIPCHHAPTAITFHRCKNLNVRDISIVDSQQAHMSFTNCRDIVVTNVTVTAPAESPNTDGIHISASTDVRIMDSRIRTVSNSSRVVITEIECGPGHGISIGSLGRWNEWSKVKDITVDGVYLSNTQNGVRIKTWQGGAGMVSRVKFKNVWMENVSNPIIVDQYYCDSSKPCENQTSAVHIEKISFMGIRGTSASKEAIKFSCSDTSPCQGLYLEDIQLIFYTGTGVTTSFCWNALGSSSGLVYPPSCFPDNQSVVHRKPSYTSHIFSLLWKRKFIAYVKDILL; from the exons ATGATTTTTCACAATCATTTTATTGGTTGTATAATTGTGCTTGTGCATTTTACAAGTGCGGTGGAATTTCAGTCATTTCTTGAGCTCCAGCAATCTGTAAATGGCTCATCAACACATAAAAGACTCGCAGGAGAAGGAGAGTATGTTCTTCATGTTACTGCATATGGTGCTGTTGGTGATGGCGTTCGCGATGACACCGAG GCGTTTAAAAATGCTTGGAAAATGGCATGTTCGATATCTTGGCGATCGACCATCATTATTCCGGAGGGATCTACTTACTTGGTTCATCCGATGGATTTTGCTGGGTGTCATGCTGCAGTAACGCTACGG ATTCTCGGTGCAATTATTGCTCCTAAAGATCCTCAAGTATGGCGTGGTTTGAACCCCCGTAAATGGTTATACTTTCATGGTGTAAAGCACCTAACTCTGGAAGGTGAAGGCACAATCAATGGTATGGGCCAGGGATGGTGGTCTTTATCCTGCAAGACTAATTCAACAATT CCTTGCCATCATGCTCCTACG GCGATCACATTTCACAGGTGCAAAAACTTGAATGTTAGAGACATCAGTATTGTGGACAGTCAACAGGCACACATGTCCTTTACCAATTGCCGCGACATTGTGGTTACTAATGTGACAGTAACTGCACCGGCTGAAAGCCCTAATACTGATGGAATCCACATAAGCGCCTCTACCGATGTTCGAATCATGGACAGTAGAATTAGAACTG TGAGCAATTCCTCAAGAGTAGTAATCACAGAGATCGAATGTGGTCCAGGCCATGGCATAAG TATTGGAAGCTTGGGAAGATGGAATGAATGGTCTAAGGTGAAAGATATAACGGTAGATGGGGTGTACTTGTCGAACACACAAAATGGTGTAAGAATAAAAACCTGGCAG GGAGGCGCTGGGATGGTGTCGAGGGTAAAATTCAAGAATGTGTGGATGGAAAATGTCTCTAATCCGATCATAGTTGATCAGTATTATTGTGATTCTTCAAAGCCTTGTGAAAATCAG ACATCAGCAGTACACATAGAGAAAATATCGTTCATGGGCATCAGGGGAACGTCAGCCTCAAAGGAAGCTATAAAATTTTCCTGCAGTGATACCAGTCCTTGCCAAGGGCTATATTTAGAGGACATCCAGCTGATATTTTACACAGGGACAGGAGTAACCACATCATTCTGTTGGAATGCGCTGGGTTCAAGCTCGGGCCTTGTATATCCCCCCTCTTGTTTTCCCGACAACCAAAGTGTGGTTCACCGAAAACCTTCATACACGTCTCATATTTTCAGTTTACTCTGGAAAAGGAAATTCATTGCTTACGTCAAGGACATACTCCTATAA
- the LOC130799990 gene encoding probable polygalacturonase At1g80170 isoform X4, translating into MAHQHIKDSQEKESMFFMLLHMVLLVMAFAMTPRQILGAIIAPKDPQVWRGLNPRKWLYFHGVKHLTLEGEGTINGMGQGWWSLSCKTNSTIPCHHAPTAITFHRCKNLNVRDISIVDSQQAHMSFTNCRDIVVTNVTVTAPAESPNTDGIHISASTDVRIMDSRIRTGDDCISIVSNSSRVVITEIECGPGHGISIGSLGRWNEWSKVKDITVDGVYLSNTQNGVRIKTWQGGAGMVSRVKFKNVWMENVSNPIIVDQYYCDSSKPCENQTSAVHIEKISFMGIRGTSASKEAIKFSCSDTSPCQGLYLEDIQLIFYTGTGVTTSFCWNALGSSSGLVYPPSCFPDNQSVVHRKPSYTSHIFSLLWKRKFIAYVKDILL; encoded by the exons ATGGCTCATCAACACATAAAAGACTCGCAGGAGAAGGAGAGTATGTTCTTCATGTTACTGCATATGGTGCTGTTGGTGATGGCGTTCGCGATGACACCGAG GCAGATTCTCGGTGCAATTATTGCTCCTAAAGATCCTCAAGTATGGCGTGGTTTGAACCCCCGTAAATGGTTATACTTTCATGGTGTAAAGCACCTAACTCTGGAAGGTGAAGGCACAATCAATGGTATGGGCCAGGGATGGTGGTCTTTATCCTGCAAGACTAATTCAACAATT CCTTGCCATCATGCTCCTACG GCGATCACATTTCACAGGTGCAAAAACTTGAATGTTAGAGACATCAGTATTGTGGACAGTCAACAGGCACACATGTCCTTTACCAATTGCCGCGACATTGTGGTTACTAATGTGACAGTAACTGCACCGGCTGAAAGCCCTAATACTGATGGAATCCACATAAGCGCCTCTACCGATGTTCGAATCATGGACAGTAGAATTAGAACTG GAGATGATTGTATTTCTATAGTGAGCAATTCCTCAAGAGTAGTAATCACAGAGATCGAATGTGGTCCAGGCCATGGCATAAG TATTGGAAGCTTGGGAAGATGGAATGAATGGTCTAAGGTGAAAGATATAACGGTAGATGGGGTGTACTTGTCGAACACACAAAATGGTGTAAGAATAAAAACCTGGCAG GGAGGCGCTGGGATGGTGTCGAGGGTAAAATTCAAGAATGTGTGGATGGAAAATGTCTCTAATCCGATCATAGTTGATCAGTATTATTGTGATTCTTCAAAGCCTTGTGAAAATCAG ACATCAGCAGTACACATAGAGAAAATATCGTTCATGGGCATCAGGGGAACGTCAGCCTCAAAGGAAGCTATAAAATTTTCCTGCAGTGATACCAGTCCTTGCCAAGGGCTATATTTAGAGGACATCCAGCTGATATTTTACACAGGGACAGGAGTAACCACATCATTCTGTTGGAATGCGCTGGGTTCAAGCTCGGGCCTTGTATATCCCCCCTCTTGTTTTCCCGACAACCAAAGTGTGGTTCACCGAAAACCTTCATACACGTCTCATATTTTCAGTTTACTCTGGAAAAGGAAATTCATTGCTTACGTCAAGGACATACTCCTATAA